A single region of the Aeromicrobium chenweiae genome encodes:
- the rpoZ gene encoding DNA-directed RNA polymerase subunit omega, with translation MSTTRSVAIGITNPPLDDLLEKADSKYKLVLYSAKRARQINAYYSQLGEGLLEYVGPLLETGVQEKPLSIALREINADLLTAEDIDPEAEAAAAAAGAEKA, from the coding sequence GTGTCCACGACACGTTCGGTTGCCATTGGCATCACCAACCCGCCCCTCGACGACCTGCTCGAGAAGGCGGACAGCAAGTACAAGCTCGTCCTCTACAGCGCCAAGCGCGCTCGTCAGATCAACGCGTACTACTCCCAGCTCGGTGAGGGCCTGCTGGAGTACGTCGGCCCGCTGCTCGAGACCGGCGTCCAGGAGAAGCCGCTGTCGATCGCGCTGCGCGAGATCAACGCCGACCTGCTGACCGCCGAGGACATCGATCCCGAGGCCGAGGCAGCAGCCGCAGCCGCAGGCGCTGAGAAGGCCTGA
- the gmk gene encoding guanylate kinase, with translation MPESSTPLHSRLVVLAGPTAVGKGTVAAAVRRTHPEIWISVSATTRPARPGEIDGVHYHFISDEEFDRLIAEDGLLEWAVVHKAARYGTPRAPVEEHLAAGVPALLEIDLQGARQVRERMPDALMCFLKPPSFEELERRLVGRGTEGPEERARRLTTARTELAAESEFDVTIVNTDVETACEELVDLFRSGTSRVPS, from the coding sequence GTGCCTGAGTCCTCCACCCCCCTGCACTCGCGCCTCGTCGTCCTCGCCGGACCCACCGCCGTCGGCAAGGGCACGGTGGCCGCCGCGGTCCGACGCACGCACCCCGAGATCTGGATCTCGGTGTCGGCCACGACCCGTCCCGCCAGGCCCGGCGAGATCGACGGCGTGCACTACCACTTCATCTCCGACGAGGAGTTCGACCGGCTCATCGCCGAGGACGGGCTCCTGGAGTGGGCCGTCGTGCACAAGGCGGCCCGCTACGGAACCCCCCGCGCGCCCGTCGAGGAGCACCTCGCGGCCGGCGTCCCGGCCCTGCTGGAGATCGACCTGCAGGGTGCCCGTCAGGTGCGCGAGCGCATGCCCGACGCGCTGATGTGCTTCCTGAAGCCGCCCAGCTTCGAGGAGCTCGAGCGCCGCCTGGTGGGCCGGGGCACCGAGGGTCCCGAGGAGCGCGCCCGGCGTCTGACGACGGCCCGGACGGAGCTGGCGGCCGAGTCGGAGTTCGACGTGACGATCGTGAACACCGATGTCGAGACCGCTTGCGAAGAATTGGTAGACTTGTTCAGATCCGGCACGAGTCGGGTACCTTCCTAA
- the mihF gene encoding integration host factor, actinobacterial type translates to MALPKLTPEQRTAALEKAAVARQLRAEVKNRLKSSSASLADVIQEAKANEVVAKLKVVDLLQAMPGVGKVRAQEIMQRIGIADSRRLRGLGANQVTALLAEFADRTRRADRA, encoded by the coding sequence GTGGCACTCCCGAAGCTGACCCCAGAACAGCGCACCGCCGCCCTCGAGAAGGCGGCCGTCGCCCGCCAGCTCCGCGCCGAGGTCAAGAACCGGCTCAAGAGCTCGAGCGCGAGCCTCGCCGACGTGATCCAGGAGGCGAAGGCCAACGAGGTCGTCGCCAAGCTCAAGGTGGTCGACTTGCTGCAGGCCATGCCCGGCGTCGGCAAGGTCCGCGCCCAGGAGATCATGCAGCGCATCGGCATCGCCGACAGCCGGCGGCTCCGTGGCCTCGGCGCCAACCAGGTGACGGCCCTGCTCGCGGAGTTCGCCGACCGGACGCGACGTGCCGACCGTGCCTGA
- the pyrF gene encoding orotidine-5'-phosphate decarboxylase produces the protein MSFGSRARVAMQAYGPACVGIDPHAALLEQWGLPDSVEGLDRFASTCVEAFAGHVAFVKPQSAFFERFGARGVVVLERTIEDLRHTGSLVVLDVKRGDIGSTAQAYADAYLDDDAPMAADAVTVSPYLGFGSLTPFFEVAEKNDAGVFVLALTSNPEGPEVQHALRPPAAGGPADETVAGGILRQLAELNAGASPMGAYGAVVGATIGEADEDLAINGPLLVPGLGAQGGTADDIRRLFGGVIDNVIASTSRGVLAAGPDVQALRDSAARVNAELVGS, from the coding sequence ATGAGCTTCGGGTCGCGCGCCCGGGTGGCGATGCAGGCGTACGGTCCCGCGTGCGTTGGCATCGACCCGCACGCCGCGCTGCTCGAGCAGTGGGGCCTGCCGGACTCGGTCGAGGGACTCGACCGGTTCGCCAGCACCTGCGTCGAGGCGTTCGCCGGCCACGTCGCGTTCGTCAAGCCGCAGTCGGCGTTCTTCGAGCGCTTCGGCGCCAGGGGAGTGGTCGTGCTGGAACGGACGATCGAGGACCTGCGGCACACCGGCTCGCTCGTCGTCCTGGACGTCAAGCGTGGGGACATCGGCTCGACCGCCCAGGCGTACGCCGACGCGTACCTCGACGACGACGCCCCGATGGCCGCCGACGCGGTCACCGTCAGCCCGTACCTCGGCTTCGGCTCGCTCACCCCGTTCTTCGAGGTGGCCGAGAAGAACGACGCCGGCGTGTTCGTGCTCGCCCTGACCTCCAACCCGGAGGGGCCCGAGGTGCAGCACGCCCTGCGTCCGCCGGCGGCGGGCGGACCGGCCGACGAGACCGTGGCGGGCGGCATCCTGAGGCAGCTCGCCGAGCTCAACGCCGGTGCGTCGCCGATGGGCGCCTACGGCGCCGTCGTGGGTGCCACGATCGGGGAGGCGGACGAGGACCTCGCGATCAACGGCCCGCTGCTGGTCCCCGGCCTCGGTGCCCAGGGCGGGACCGCGGACGACATCCGTCGGCTGTTCGGCGGCGTGATCGACAACGTCATCGCGTCGACGTCGCGCGGCGTGCTCGCGGCCGGTCCGGACGTGCAGGCCCTCCGCGATTCTGCGGCTCGCGTCAACGCCGAACTTGTAGGGTCGTGA
- the carB gene encoding carbamoyl-phosphate synthase large subunit yields MPRRTDIESILVIGSGPIVIGQAAEFDYSGTQACRVLREEGIRVILVNSNPATIMTDPEFADATYVEPITPEYLEKVIALERPDALLATLGGQTALNAAIQLDQLGILEKYGVELIGASIAAIEKGENRESFKEVVATLPPEWGAESANSVICHTMQECLDGVEGLGGYPVVVRPSFTMGGSGSGLAYDESDLHRIAGSGLALSPTTEVLLEESILGWKEYELEVMRDTADNVVIVCSIENFDPMGVHTGDSITVAPAMTLTDVEYQRLRDISIGIIREVGVETGGCNIQFAVNPADGRIVVIEMNPRVSRSSALASKATGFPIAKIAAKVAIGYTLDEIRNDITAVTPASFEPTLDYVVVKVPRFAFEKFPNADSTLTTHMKSVGEAMAIGRNFTEALGKAMRSLDRAGAGFDWSGEIGDKDELLAAIARPHDGRITLVMDAIRAGATPQEVHDATSIDPWFVDQLFLIHEVATEVRDSAELNPALLRRAKRHGLSDAQIAGLREMREDVVRGVRHALGVRPVYKTVDTCAAEFAARTPYHYSSYDEETEVEPRTKPAVLILGSGPNRIGQGIEFDYSCVHAALALSEVGYETIMVNCNPETVSTDYDTSDRLYFEPLTLEDVLEIVNAEQQAGPVAGVIVQLGGQTPLGLAAGLEAAGVPIVGTQPAAIDLAEERGAFGKVLEEANLPAPKHGMATTFAEAKDIADEIGYPVLVRPSYVLGGRGMEIVYDEATLEDYIGRATEISPERPVLVDRFLDDSIEIDVDALYDGTELFLGGVMEHIEEAGVHSGDSACALPPITLGDLEIQRIRESTEAIAKGVGVRGLINIQFALSSDILYVIEANPRASRTVPFVSKATATPLAKAAARLMLGESIADLRAAGVLPATGDGGRLPDNAPIAVKEAVMPFNRFRTYEGRYVDTLLGPEMRSTGEVMGFDAGFGQAFAKAQAGAQNGLPTSGKVFVSVANRDKRHMIFPVKRLADLGFEILATSGTAVVLARNGVQATVIRKLSEEPLEGQSRSTIVEKIHDQDVQLIINTPHGVTTGGSPRIDGYEIRTAAVAEGIPCITTVQGLAAAVQGIEALIGGSIGVTSLQEWGRRVTEARS; encoded by the coding sequence ATGCCAAGGCGCACTGACATCGAGTCGATCCTCGTCATCGGCTCAGGACCCATCGTCATCGGACAGGCGGCGGAGTTCGACTACTCCGGCACCCAGGCCTGCCGCGTCCTGCGCGAGGAGGGCATCCGGGTCATCCTGGTGAACTCCAACCCCGCGACGATCATGACGGACCCCGAGTTCGCGGACGCGACGTACGTCGAGCCGATCACGCCGGAGTACCTCGAGAAGGTCATCGCCCTCGAGCGGCCCGACGCCCTGCTCGCGACCCTGGGTGGCCAGACGGCCCTCAACGCCGCGATCCAGCTGGACCAGCTCGGCATCCTCGAGAAGTACGGCGTCGAGCTCATCGGCGCGTCGATCGCGGCGATCGAGAAGGGCGAGAACCGCGAGTCCTTCAAGGAGGTCGTCGCGACCCTCCCGCCCGAGTGGGGCGCGGAGTCGGCCAACTCGGTCATCTGCCACACGATGCAGGAGTGCCTGGACGGCGTGGAGGGCCTCGGCGGCTACCCCGTGGTCGTCCGTCCGTCGTTCACGATGGGCGGCTCGGGCAGCGGCCTGGCGTACGACGAGTCCGACCTGCACCGCATCGCCGGATCGGGCCTCGCCCTGAGCCCGACCACCGAGGTGCTCCTGGAGGAGTCGATCCTCGGCTGGAAGGAGTACGAGCTCGAGGTCATGCGTGACACGGCCGACAACGTCGTGATCGTCTGCTCGATCGAGAACTTCGACCCCATGGGCGTCCACACGGGCGACTCCATCACCGTGGCGCCCGCGATGACGCTGACCGACGTCGAGTACCAGCGGCTTCGGGACATCTCGATCGGCATCATCCGCGAGGTCGGCGTCGAGACCGGCGGCTGCAACATCCAGTTCGCGGTCAATCCCGCCGACGGCCGCATCGTGGTCATCGAGATGAACCCGCGCGTCTCGCGGTCGTCCGCGCTGGCGTCGAAGGCGACCGGCTTCCCGATCGCCAAGATCGCCGCCAAGGTCGCGATCGGCTACACGCTCGACGAGATCCGCAACGACATCACCGCCGTGACCCCCGCGTCGTTCGAGCCCACGCTCGACTACGTCGTGGTCAAGGTGCCCCGGTTCGCGTTCGAGAAGTTCCCGAACGCCGACTCCACGCTGACGACCCACATGAAGTCGGTCGGCGAGGCGATGGCGATCGGCCGCAACTTCACCGAGGCGCTCGGCAAGGCGATGCGCTCGCTCGACCGCGCGGGAGCCGGCTTCGACTGGAGCGGCGAGATCGGCGACAAGGACGAGCTGCTCGCCGCGATCGCGCGTCCGCACGACGGCCGGATCACGCTCGTCATGGACGCGATCCGCGCCGGCGCGACACCGCAGGAGGTGCACGACGCCACCAGCATCGACCCGTGGTTCGTGGACCAGCTGTTCCTGATCCACGAGGTGGCCACCGAGGTGCGCGACTCCGCCGAGCTCAACCCGGCGCTGCTGCGCCGCGCCAAGCGCCACGGCCTGTCCGACGCCCAGATCGCCGGGCTGCGCGAGATGCGCGAGGACGTCGTGCGGGGTGTGCGCCACGCGCTCGGTGTCCGCCCGGTCTACAAGACGGTCGACACCTGCGCCGCGGAGTTCGCGGCCCGGACGCCGTACCACTACTCCTCGTACGACGAGGAGACCGAGGTCGAGCCGCGCACCAAGCCCGCGGTGCTGATCCTCGGCAGCGGCCCCAACCGGATCGGCCAGGGCATCGAGTTCGACTACTCGTGCGTGCACGCGGCGCTCGCGCTGTCCGAGGTCGGCTACGAGACGATCATGGTCAACTGCAACCCCGAGACCGTCTCGACCGACTACGACACGTCGGACCGGCTCTACTTCGAGCCGCTGACGCTCGAGGACGTCCTGGAGATCGTCAACGCCGAGCAGCAGGCCGGTCCCGTCGCGGGAGTCATCGTGCAGCTCGGCGGGCAGACGCCGCTCGGCCTCGCCGCCGGCCTGGAGGCCGCGGGCGTCCCGATCGTGGGCACCCAGCCCGCCGCGATCGACCTGGCCGAGGAGCGCGGAGCGTTCGGCAAGGTGCTCGAGGAGGCCAACCTGCCGGCGCCCAAGCACGGCATGGCCACGACGTTCGCCGAGGCCAAGGACATCGCCGACGAGATCGGCTACCCCGTGCTCGTGCGTCCGTCGTACGTCCTGGGCGGCCGCGGCATGGAGATCGTCTACGACGAGGCCACGCTCGAGGACTACATCGGCCGCGCGACCGAGATCTCCCCGGAGCGTCCTGTGCTGGTCGACCGTTTCCTGGACGACTCGATCGAGATCGACGTCGACGCGCTGTACGACGGCACCGAGCTGTTCCTCGGCGGCGTCATGGAGCACATCGAGGAGGCCGGCGTGCACTCGGGCGACTCGGCCTGCGCGCTGCCGCCCATCACGCTGGGCGACCTTGAGATCCAGCGCATCCGCGAGTCCACCGAGGCGATCGCCAAGGGCGTGGGGGTGCGGGGGCTGATCAACATCCAGTTCGCGCTGTCCTCGGACATCCTCTACGTCATCGAGGCCAACCCGCGTGCCTCCCGCACCGTCCCGTTCGTCTCCAAGGCGACCGCGACGCCGCTCGCGAAGGCCGCCGCCCGTTTGATGCTGGGGGAGTCGATCGCCGACCTGCGCGCCGCCGGGGTCCTGCCCGCGACCGGTGACGGCGGGCGGCTGCCCGACAACGCGCCGATCGCGGTCAAGGAGGCGGTCATGCCGTTCAACCGCTTCCGGACCTACGAGGGCCGGTACGTCGACACGCTGCTCGGCCCCGAGATGCGCTCGACGGGTGAGGTCATGGGCTTCGACGCGGGCTTCGGCCAGGCGTTCGCCAAGGCCCAGGCCGGCGCCCAGAACGGCCTGCCCACGTCGGGCAAGGTCTTCGTGTCGGTCGCCAACCGCGACAAGCGGCACATGATCTTCCCGGTCAAGCGGCTCGCCGACCTCGGCTTCGAGATCCTGGCGACCAGCGGCACCGCGGTGGTCCTGGCCCGCAACGGCGTGCAGGCGACCGTGATCCGCAAGCTCAGCGAGGAGCCGCTGGAGGGTCAGTCGCGCAGCACGATCGTGGAGAAGATCCACGACCAGGACGTGCAGCTGATCATCAACACCCCGCACGGCGTCACGACCGGTGGCAGCCCGCGCATCGACGGCTACGAGATCCGCACCGCGGCGGTCGCCGAGGGCATCCCGTGCATCACGACGGTGCAGGGGCTGGCCGCGGCGGTGCAGGGCATCGAGGCGCTCATCGGCGGCAGCATCGGCGTCACGTCGCTGCAGGAGTGGGGACGCCGCGTCACCGAGGCCCGCTCATGA
- the carA gene encoding glutamine-hydrolyzing carbamoyl-phosphate synthase small subunit, translated as MTTEAILVLEDGRVFRGEAYGAVGETIGEIVFNTGMTGYQETLTDPSYRRQIVAMTAPHIGNTGVNREDHESSKIWVAGYVVRDPARVPSNWRSTHPLADELDRQGVVGISGVDTRALTRHLRERGAMRAGISSVSTDVDALLDAVRSAPSMAGANLAGEVSTTETYVVPAVGEKRFTVAAIDLGIKGMTPRRMSERGVEVHVLPAHSTIDDVLAVSPDGVFMSNGPGDPAAAGDVVGLLQQVLERRVPFFGICFGNQMFGRALGLGTYKLKYGHRGINQPVQDLTTGRVEITSHNHGFAVDAPLDGSFDTPYGPARVTHVGLNDQVVEGLALLDAPAFSVQYHPEAGAGPHDAAYLFDRFVDLMNAAKVDA; from the coding sequence ATGACGACCGAGGCGATCCTCGTGCTCGAGGACGGCCGCGTGTTCCGCGGCGAGGCGTACGGCGCCGTCGGTGAGACGATCGGTGAGATCGTGTTCAACACCGGCATGACCGGCTACCAGGAGACGCTGACCGACCCGTCGTACCGCCGCCAGATCGTGGCGATGACCGCTCCGCACATCGGCAACACCGGCGTCAACCGCGAGGACCACGAGTCGTCCAAGATCTGGGTCGCCGGCTACGTCGTGCGCGATCCCGCCCGGGTGCCGAGCAACTGGCGCTCGACGCACCCGCTCGCGGACGAGCTCGACCGCCAGGGCGTCGTCGGAATCAGCGGCGTCGACACCCGTGCGCTGACCCGTCACCTGCGTGAGCGCGGCGCGATGCGCGCGGGCATCAGCTCGGTCTCGACCGACGTCGACGCCCTCCTGGACGCCGTCCGGTCCGCGCCGAGCATGGCCGGGGCGAACCTCGCCGGCGAGGTCTCCACGACCGAGACGTACGTCGTCCCGGCCGTGGGGGAGAAGCGGTTCACCGTCGCCGCGATCGACCTGGGCATCAAGGGGATGACGCCGCGGCGCATGTCCGAGCGCGGGGTCGAGGTGCACGTCCTGCCGGCGCACTCCACGATCGACGACGTCCTGGCGGTCTCGCCGGACGGCGTGTTCATGTCCAACGGCCCCGGCGACCCGGCGGCCGCCGGCGACGTCGTGGGCCTGCTGCAGCAGGTGCTCGAGCGGCGGGTGCCGTTCTTCGGCATCTGCTTCGGCAACCAGATGTTCGGCCGCGCGCTCGGCCTGGGCACGTACAAGCTCAAGTACGGCCACCGCGGCATCAACCAGCCGGTCCAGGACCTGACCACCGGACGGGTGGAGATCACGAGCCACAACCACGGCTTCGCCGTCGACGCGCCGCTGGACGGCTCGTTCGACACGCCGTACGGCCCGGCCCGCGTGACCCACGTCGGCCTCAACGACCAGGTCGTCGAGGGTCTCGCCCTGCTGGACGCCCCGGCGTTCAGCGTCCAGTACCACCCGGAGGCAGGAGCCGGTCCGCACGACGCGGCCTACCTGTTCGACCGGTTCGTCGACCTCATGAACGCAGCGAAGGTGGATGCCTGA
- a CDS encoding dihydroorotase codes for MTSSYVIRQARLLGGDPTDIAFEDGVISTIGAGATGDVEIDGTGLVALPGLVDLHTHVREPGREDAETVLTGSQAAARGGFTCVHAMANTEPVADTAGVVEQVWRLGREGGYCDVQPVGAVTVGLQGTQLAELGAMADSAAGVRVFSDDGKCVSDAVVMRRALEYVKAFDGVVAQHAQEPRLTEGAQMNEGPLSGELGLTGWPAVAEEAIIARDVLLAEHVGSRLHVCHLSTRGSVEIVRWAKSRGIDVTAEVTPHHLLLSDDLVRSYDPIYKVNPPLRSNDDVEAVREGLADGTIDIVATDHAPHPMEDKECEWSAAAFGMLGLETALSVVQQTMVDTGRLTWAQVATAMSTKPAEIGRVTNQGRPLAVGEPANLVLVDPDASRTIDPRDTASLSRNNPYAGLTLPGEVVATFLRGRPTVQDRALVKGVTS; via the coding sequence ATGACCTCCTCGTACGTCATCCGCCAGGCCAGGCTCCTGGGCGGGGATCCCACCGACATCGCGTTCGAGGACGGGGTCATCAGCACGATCGGCGCCGGGGCGACCGGCGACGTCGAGATCGACGGCACGGGCCTCGTGGCCCTGCCGGGACTCGTCGACCTGCACACCCACGTCCGCGAGCCGGGCCGCGAGGACGCCGAGACGGTCCTGACCGGTTCGCAGGCGGCCGCCCGGGGCGGCTTCACGTGCGTCCACGCGATGGCCAACACCGAGCCCGTCGCCGACACCGCCGGCGTCGTCGAGCAGGTCTGGCGCCTGGGCCGTGAGGGCGGGTACTGCGACGTGCAGCCCGTCGGCGCGGTCACGGTCGGCCTGCAGGGCACGCAGCTCGCCGAGCTCGGTGCCATGGCGGACTCCGCTGCCGGCGTCCGGGTGTTCTCCGATGACGGCAAGTGCGTCTCCGACGCGGTCGTCATGCGGCGCGCGCTCGAGTACGTCAAGGCGTTCGACGGTGTCGTCGCCCAGCACGCACAGGAGCCGCGCCTCACCGAGGGCGCGCAGATGAACGAGGGACCGCTGTCCGGCGAGCTCGGCCTCACCGGCTGGCCCGCCGTGGCGGAGGAGGCGATCATCGCCCGCGACGTGCTGCTGGCCGAGCACGTCGGCTCCCGCCTGCACGTGTGCCACCTCTCGACGCGCGGATCGGTCGAGATCGTCCGCTGGGCCAAGAGCCGGGGCATCGACGTCACCGCCGAGGTCACGCCGCACCACCTGCTGCTGAGCGACGACCTCGTCCGCAGCTACGACCCGATCTACAAGGTCAACCCGCCGCTGCGCTCCAACGACGACGTCGAGGCGGTCCGTGAGGGCCTGGCCGACGGCACGATCGACATCGTCGCGACCGACCACGCCCCGCACCCCATGGAGGACAAGGAGTGCGAGTGGTCCGCGGCGGCCTTCGGCATGCTCGGCCTGGAGACCGCGCTGTCGGTCGTCCAGCAGACGATGGTCGACACGGGCCGCCTGACCTGGGCGCAGGTCGCGACCGCGATGTCGACCAAGCCCGCCGAGATCGGCCGGGTCACCAACCAGGGCCGCCCGCTCGCCGTGGGTGAGCCCGCGAACCTGGTGCTCGTCGACCCCGACGCGTCGCGCACCATCGACCCCCGCGACACCGCGTCGCTGTCCCGCAACAACCCCTACGCCGGCCTGACCCTGCCGGGCGAGGTCGTCGCCACGTTCCTGCGTGGCCGACCGACCGTCCAGGACCGTGCACTCGTGAAAGGTGTGACTTCATGA
- a CDS encoding aspartate carbamoyltransferase catalytic subunit, producing MKNLLSAGDLDRADAIQVLDTAEELLGVASRPIKKLPTLRGRTVVNLFFEDSTRTRISFEAAAKRLSADVINFSAKGSSVSKGESLKDTALTLQAMGADAVIIRHPSSGAPHRLAQARWTKGAVINAGDGTHEHPTQALLDAFTMRRHLAKDGDGSLKGKNVTIVGDVLHSRVVRSNVLLLKTLGANVTIVAPPTLLPVGVGHWPVTTSYDLDSSLEDADAVMMLRVQAERMNASYFPSAREYSRRYGLDTARLNRLPDHAIVMHPGPMNRGMEITADVADNDRSVIVEQVTNGVAVRMAVLYLLLGGAADDTSTDELSSDKERA from the coding sequence ATCAAGAACCTCCTGAGCGCCGGCGACCTCGACCGGGCCGACGCGATCCAGGTCCTCGACACCGCCGAGGAGCTCCTCGGGGTCGCGAGCCGGCCGATCAAGAAACTGCCCACGCTGCGGGGGCGCACCGTGGTCAACCTGTTCTTCGAGGACTCGACCCGGACGCGCATCTCGTTCGAGGCCGCCGCGAAGCGGCTCAGCGCGGACGTCATCAACTTCTCGGCCAAGGGCTCGAGCGTGTCGAAGGGCGAGAGCCTCAAGGACACCGCCCTGACGCTGCAGGCCATGGGCGCCGACGCGGTGATCATCCGTCATCCCTCGTCCGGTGCGCCGCACCGGCTGGCCCAGGCCCGCTGGACCAAGGGCGCGGTCATCAACGCGGGCGACGGCACCCACGAGCACCCCACCCAGGCGCTGCTCGACGCGTTCACGATGCGCCGCCACCTCGCGAAGGACGGCGACGGCAGCCTCAAGGGCAAGAACGTCACGATCGTCGGCGACGTCCTGCACAGCCGGGTCGTGCGCTCCAACGTCCTGCTGCTCAAGACGCTGGGCGCCAACGTGACGATCGTTGCCCCGCCGACCCTGCTGCCCGTGGGCGTCGGCCACTGGCCGGTCACCACGTCGTACGACCTCGACTCCTCGCTCGAGGACGCCGACGCGGTCATGATGCTGCGGGTCCAGGCCGAGCGGATGAACGCGTCGTACTTCCCGAGCGCCCGCGAGTACTCGCGCCGCTACGGGCTCGACACCGCACGCCTCAACCGGCTCCCCGACCACGCGATCGTGATGCACCCCGGCCCGATGAACCGGGGCATGGAGATCACCGCCGACGTGGCCGACAACGACCGGTCGGTGATCGTCGAGCAGGTCACCAACGGCGTCGCGGTCCGCATGGCCGTCCTCTACCTCCTGCTGGGCGGCGCGGCCGACGACACCAGCACCGACGAACTCTCCAGCGACAAGGAACGTGCATGA
- a CDS encoding WecB/TagA/CpsF family glycosyltransferase: MITDELIDLMAEKCILNDDDFDAAVLDREPKRIQTVNLHHLALAAKSAEFARTIERADYITADGWPIVSLMRSRGIDPERVTGSEFIERMLAGRQFHGKKAAILGADRHVGDDFRGQLHDSGLHVVFRDHGNRRDWKAKRVAKKLQKYDVDLLIVAVTPPFGDMIGEEVRKAGFDGVVINVGGAVNMAAGHATMAPGWIRAMKLEWFYRLLQEPNRLFRRYFVECLPVFVKYVLPNYWRPARF, from the coding sequence GTGATCACCGACGAGCTGATCGACCTGATGGCCGAGAAGTGCATCCTGAACGACGACGACTTCGACGCGGCGGTGCTGGACCGGGAGCCCAAGCGGATCCAGACCGTCAACCTGCACCACCTGGCGCTGGCGGCCAAGTCCGCCGAGTTCGCCCGCACGATCGAGCGAGCCGACTACATCACGGCCGACGGCTGGCCGATCGTGTCGCTCATGCGCTCGCGCGGCATCGACCCCGAACGGGTCACCGGCTCGGAGTTCATCGAGCGGATGCTGGCCGGACGCCAGTTCCACGGCAAGAAGGCGGCGATCCTCGGCGCCGACCGGCACGTGGGTGACGACTTCCGTGGCCAGCTGCACGACTCGGGCCTGCACGTCGTCTTCCGGGACCACGGCAACCGCCGTGACTGGAAGGCCAAGCGGGTGGCCAAGAAGCTGCAGAAGTACGACGTCGACCTGCTGATCGTGGCGGTCACCCCGCCGTTCGGCGACATGATCGGCGAGGAGGTCCGCAAGGCGGGCTTCGACGGCGTCGTGATCAACGTGGGCGGCGCGGTCAACATGGCCGCGGGCCACGCCACGATGGCACCCGGGTGGATCCGCGCGATGAAGCTCGAGTGGTTCTACCGCCTCCTGCAGGAGCCGAACCGGTTGTTCCGCCGCTACTTCGTTGAGTGCCTGCCGGTCTTCGTCAAGTACGTCCTGCCCAACTACTGGCGACCCGCCCGGTTCTGA
- the nusB gene encoding transcription antitermination factor NusB, producing MSARTKSRKRALDILFESEAQNLPTGGTLAERVGDAEYPVNEYAVALIEGVIAHRERLDEIIADNAKDWTLDRMPAVDRNLLRIGAYEILYVDDVPDAVAVSEAVNLASDLSTDESPSFVNGLLSRIVELKPTLIG from the coding sequence ATGTCTGCACGGACGAAATCCCGCAAGCGCGCCCTCGACATCCTCTTCGAGTCCGAGGCGCAGAACCTCCCGACCGGCGGCACCCTGGCCGAGCGGGTCGGTGACGCCGAGTACCCGGTCAACGAGTACGCCGTCGCCCTCATCGAGGGCGTCATCGCGCACCGCGAGCGGCTCGACGAGATCATCGCCGACAACGCGAAGGACTGGACCCTCGACCGCATGCCGGCCGTGGACCGCAACCTGCTGCGCATCGGCGCGTACGAGATCCTGTACGTCGACGACGTCCCCGACGCGGTCGCCGTCAGCGAGGCGGTCAACCTCGCCAGCGACCTGTCCACCGACGAGTCGCCGTCGTTCGTCAACGGCCTGCTCAGCCGGATCGTGGAGCTGAAGCCCACGCTGATCGGCTGA
- the efp gene encoding elongation factor P, with translation MATTNDLKNGMVLNIDGQLWSIVEFQHVKPGKGPAFVRTKMKNVESGKVVDKTFNAGTKVETATVDKRTMQYLYNDGTSYVFMDTTTFEQTEVSPEVMGDTTGFLLENQEAVVATNEGRVLFVELPASVELVVQHTDPGLQGDRSSGGTKPATLETGKEIQVPLFIVTGEKIKVDTRDASYLGRVKA, from the coding sequence ATGGCCACCACGAACGACCTGAAGAACGGCATGGTGCTCAACATCGACGGACAGCTGTGGTCCATCGTCGAGTTCCAGCACGTCAAGCCCGGCAAGGGCCCGGCCTTCGTCCGGACCAAGATGAAGAACGTCGAGTCGGGCAAGGTCGTCGACAAGACGTTCAACGCCGGCACCAAGGTCGAGACCGCGACCGTCGACAAGCGCACGATGCAGTACCTCTACAACGACGGCACGAGCTACGTGTTCATGGACACCACGACGTTCGAGCAGACCGAGGTCTCGCCCGAGGTCATGGGTGACACGACGGGCTTCCTCCTGGAGAACCAGGAAGCCGTCGTCGCGACGAACGAGGGACGCGTCCTGTTCGTCGAGCTGCCGGCGTCCGTCGAGCTCGTCGTCCAGCACACCGATCCGGGTCTGCAGGGCGACCGGTCCAGCGGCGGCACGAAGCCCGCGACGCTCGAGACCGGCAAGGAGATCCAGGTCCCGCTGTTCATCGTCACGGGCGAGAAGATCAAGGTCGACACCCGCGACGCCAGCTATCTCGGTCGCGTGAAGGCCTGA